The genome window CGAGCTAGCTCATCAACTTAATGGCAAGCTTAAAACGCTGACCGTTGATCATGGAAAAGAATTTGCGGACTTTCACACAATCGAGGAATTAACCGGTACACCGGTGTGTTTTGCCCACGCCTACTCACCACATGAACGCGGTAGTAACGAAAACCGTAATCGGGTCCTACGACGTTTTATACCCAATTGAGAAATGACATCGCATCATTACAGCACAAAAGGTAAATGCTAAAATAGAAGTAAGTTAATTATCTGGAAAGGAGGAGTCCAGATTGGATAGTAAGATTGTTGCCCGCCCCTTAGTCACCATCACGAATGTCATTTGGAGCTTTAATACAGAATTGCACCGGCCGCAATTATTGTTAATTAAACGGGCCGATGAACCATTAAAGGGCAAGTGGGCCTTGCCAGAAACTCTGTTGCGTAGTCATGAAAGTGCTGATGCAGCGTGTATTCGCTTGATTGACGATAAGATTGGCCTCCAGGTGCCGATGAGTTCAACTGAACAATTGGCTACTTTTACTGATCCCAACCGGGTTACTGGTAGCCGGGCCTTATCATTAGCCTACATGACTTATCTGCCTTCGACGCCCAAGCTGCATCCGGGCTATGGGGCAACGGACGCTCAATGGTTTACCTTGAGTGCTGATCAACGCAAGTATGTAATTAGTCACGATCGGCAGCAATTCATCCTAACGACACCTTCTGACCTTGCGTTTGACCATGTTCAAATTATCAACACCGCCATTAATCGGATCAAAAATAAGC of Limosilactobacillus oris contains these proteins:
- a CDS encoding NUDIX hydrolase: MDSKIVARPLVTITNVIWSFNTELHRPQLLLIKRADEPLKGKWALPETLLRSHESADAACIRLIDDKIGLQVPMSSTEQLATFTDPNRVTGSRALSLAYMTYLPSTPKLHPGYGATDAQWFTLSADQRKYVISHDRQQFILTTPSDLAFDHVQIINTAINRIKNKLDYQPGILHILGDSFTLRQAREVFAAFLGTTLDKIDNSNFKKTHNHLFKEVGTASLQHSGRPPKLFKLNC